Within Dysgonomonas sp. HDW5A, the genomic segment TCGAATATTTCTGAGGACGGTCTATACATAAATATCCCGTCTGCTTATCCACCTCATATTTTACAGTATCGGTCGGAACAATTTCTATAAATGTTCTTACTACTTCGGGAGCGGCATTTCCCAGAGAGATACCATGCCAGGGGTGCGATTTATATTTTTTAATCATTCTATTATATGAATTTATTCGTTCTGCTTTATCAAAAGTAAAAAAATACATCAGTATATTTCAAATATAGAAACTATATTTTCTTCTTTTTATTATGTGTTATCATTATTCTTTTTACAAAAGGAAAGAATTATCGTTTATCCATATTTCGTGGATGATGCTCAATTATCTCCTGACGAAGGTACTCACGATCCATATGAGTATAAATTTCAGTAGTCGTTATTTTTTCGTGTCCCAACATTTGTTGTATCGCCCTTATGTTTGCACCGCCCTCCAATAAATGAGTGGCGAATGAATGCCTGAAAGTATGGGGGCTTATATTTTTTTTGATTCCTGCCTGATCTGCATATTGCTTTATAAAATGAAATACCATAATACGGGATATAGGAGTACCTCTTTTACTGAGAAACACCATATCTTCGGATCCTTTTTTCACATCAATATGTTTTCGGTCAAGCAAATAATTACCAATTTCTTTAATTGCCGTATGTGAGATTGGAACCAAACGTTGTTTACTTCCTTTGCCTTCGACTCGAATAAAACCATCATCAAGAAATAAATCGGAAAATTTAAGATTGGTCAATTCCGAAATACGTAGTCCGCAACTATAAAGCACTTCAATTATAGCACGATTGCGTTGCCCTTCTTTTGTAGAAAGATCTATTATGGATATAATATTTTCTATTTCCTGAAGACTCAAAACCACAGGAAGCTTAAGTCCAATCTTAGGTGTTTCCAACAACTCTGTCGGATCACTCTGGATATAGCCATCTAAAATCAAAAAGTTAAAGAAAGACCTCACGCCCGATAATATCCGTGCTACGGAACGGGCATTAATGCCCAAATCGTACAATTGAGTTACAAATTGCTGAAGATCTTCAAGACGGATTTGCTGCAATTTCAAATTTTCTGTTTCGAAATATTTTAACAGCTTCGTAAGATCATCCAGATATGCTTCTATAGAGTTCGGCGAAAGTGCTTTCTCTAACAGCAAATACGATTTATACTTCGATACTATATTTGCCGATTTATTTATGTCTTCTACAGATGCCATAAGCTTCATTCCTTAAACGAGATCTTCTACCTCGCTTATACAAAAATACACCTATTTATCTATCATCTGATTAAATATCTTTATATTTGTACAATCTTGACTTTTCAAATCATTCAGACATGGAACAATTAAAAAGAATCGGAAGATACATCCTGCGGAAATTCAGTAAAATACAGTTGGCTATAATTGCTGTTCTGATGATCTGTTGTTTTGTTATCGGAGATAGCAATATTTTTTCGCGTTTCGGTTACGATCTTGAAATCCGGGATTTGAAAAATCAAATCGAATATTATCAAGAAAAAACAGAAACTGACAAACGTAAATTAAATGAATTACGTTCAGATAAAGACAATATCGAAAAATTTGCAAGAGAAAATTATTTAATGAAACAGGAAAACGAAGAAGTATTTATCATCGAATAATTTTACAGAACTATAATTTATGAACAAACCCAAAGATTTTATATTTAAACTCTCGGCCTTACTTATTCTTGCTGCTGCAATATCGTACCTATTCAATCCGGTAGTTGCTGCATACATAATGGCTATAGGCGTACTCGGTTTTGCCGCTGTAACTTTCACAACTCCCTATCCGGGTAAAAGTTTAAGAGGAAAACGTTTATTCAGCATTCAGATATTTGGTATTGCATTTATGGCAATAAGCACCTATTTGATGTTTGTACAAAAGAATGAATGGGTTATTTCGATGCTCGCAGCAGCATTCCTTCTCTTATATACTACACTTATGCTTTCGAGAGAATACGAAAAGGAAAAAAAAGACAAGGAATAAATCCTCAATCTATTGAGTAAACATAGTTTGTTATTTGTAGCATTTTCCGTTTCCGCTTCTTGAACTTAGCAGCAGTAAACCATGCTTTCGGATTACTTAGATTCAATCCTCCAATTATTACTGCAGCACCACTATACGATGGTGGAGGTGAACCAACCGGCATATACTTAAGCTCTTCTTTAATTGACGCATTCAAGTAGTCAATCGAATACTTTTCTTTACCTACTTCATAAAGAGTTTTATAATTAGCATACCGATCTTCCTTAGGAGATATCTTTAGGTATTCCGTCTCCAATATAACATTCGTTTTTAACTGTAGCTTTCGTTCCTCTTTCAACCAATTTTTAGAAACTTCCACATTCTGTCCCCTCAGACTTAGAACCAAGGATAATAATATCCCCAGAGAGCAAGCAAACCTAGAATTAAGAAATCTCTTTTCCATCAGATAGGTGGTGTGAATAAATAGTATTAAATATTGTTCTAAAATAGTTATTCTTTTACAACAAGACAATATAATTAACACTATATAAGACTTCCAATAAAAGGAAGATACGCAACAATAAGATAATCAAATGCACTTCTCTTACCTGACAAAAAGCAGAAAATTAAGCTTTCTAAAATCGGTCTTTTTAACTAGATTAGTCTAATTTTATTGGTACATTTGCACAT encodes:
- a CDS encoding septum formation initiator family protein, with the protein product MEQLKRIGRYILRKFSKIQLAIIAVLMICCFVIGDSNIFSRFGYDLEIRDLKNQIEYYQEKTETDKRKLNELRSDKDNIEKFARENYLMKQENEEVFIIE
- the xerD gene encoding site-specific tyrosine recombinase XerD, with product MKLMASVEDINKSANIVSKYKSYLLLEKALSPNSIEAYLDDLTKLLKYFETENLKLQQIRLEDLQQFVTQLYDLGINARSVARILSGVRSFFNFLILDGYIQSDPTELLETPKIGLKLPVVLSLQEIENIISIIDLSTKEGQRNRAIIEVLYSCGLRISELTNLKFSDLFLDDGFIRVEGKGSKQRLVPISHTAIKEIGNYLLDRKHIDVKKGSEDMVFLSKRGTPISRIMVFHFIKQYADQAGIKKNISPHTFRHSFATHLLEGGANIRAIQQMLGHEKITTTEIYTHMDREYLRQEIIEHHPRNMDKR